From the genome of Nitrospira sp.:
CCAGCTCCTGCACGGACGGAGGGAGCAGTACCGGCTGATCGACGTCCCAGGATTTGAATGTTTTAGCCATGCCGCCTAGAAACCACAATGCCCGCTGCCTGTCCAGTCCAAAATGCACATTACTCGGACAGGCTCCTAGCAGGCTTCTGACAAATTCGGTGTGCAAAAAAATATGGCGCGAGTATTTCCAGCAATCTTGGAACTACAATTACCACAGGATGCTCAAAAAGGCTGTCCAACAAGGCCGCAGGCGAATCGAAACCGGAGGCGTACCCTCAGGGGTACGTTGAGGATTGTGATGAGCCGAGAACGATGCCGGCGGACCTTTTCAGCATCCTGCTAGAACGGCAGCTGGGAGTCGCGGTTTTCCAGCTTCTTGCGGAGTTCGATCAACTCCTGTTCAAGCGCGGTAAACCGGTCGCTGATAGGATCGGGCAGGTTGGTTTGATCCATCGTCACATCGGGCAACCGTTCGCCCTGTGTCTTGATGACGCGGGCCGGGACGCCGATAACGGTGGAATTGGGCGGGACGTTTTTGATGACGACGGAATTTGCACCGATCTTGACGTTGTCGCCGATTTTGATGCCGCCGAGAATCTTGGCCCCGGCGCCGACGACCACGTGATTACCCAGCGTCGGATGTCGCTTCCCGCGCTCTTTGCCGGTGCCGCCAAGCGTGACGCCTTGAAAAAGCGTGACATAATCACCGACTTCAGCCGTTTCACCGATCACGACACCCATTCCATGATCGATAAAGAATCCGGTCCCAATGGTGGCAGAGGGATGAATTTCAATACCGGTCAGCCAGCGGGCGAGTTGCGACAGCGCTCGCGGCACAAACGGCACACCGTAGGACTTCAACCAATGAGCGACTCGGTAGATGAGCAGCGCGTGGAAGCCGGCGTAGGTCAGAATGACCTCCAACCGGCTGGTGGCCGACGGGTCCCGATCGAAGACGGCCTGAAGATCCTGTCGAATGGCTTTCAGCATGGCAGGGCTATACTACGACGGTGACTGGGCCTCAATCAAACAGACGGCATGGGCCTGCATGCCCTCTTCCCGTCCTACCGCATCGAGGCCTTCGCCGCTCTTCACTTTCACGTTCACTTGATCGGCATCAATCCCCATGCCCTGCGCCATCTGTTTCTGCATGGCAGCAAGGAAGGTGCTCAAGCGCGGAGCTTGGGCCACAATGATGGTATCGACATTGACGACCCGGTAGCCCATTTTCGTCAGCTTCCCCATCACATCTTCGAGGAGCTTGAGGCTGGAGATCCCTTTGTACTTCTGATCGGAGCTGGGATAATGACGGCCTAAATCCCCTTCGCCCATCGCTCCCAGCAAGGCATCGCACACGGCATGGACCAGGACATCGGAGTCCGAATGGCCCAGCAGCCCTTTGGTATGCGGCACCTCGATCCCGCCCAGAATCAGTTTTCGCCCGGCCCCAAGGGGATGCACGTCATACCCGCAGCCCACGCGAATCTTCGTCGCCATTACGATCCTCCCGAACGCGCGGCAGTGCGGGAGCCCAAGATCGCTTCCCCGATCACCATATCTTCCGGTCGCGTTACCTTGATGTTTTCTCCGCTGCCTTCCACGACCACCACGGGATGGCCGACCCATTCAAAAAGAAACGCCTCATCCGTTGCATGCACCGACTCCGCATGCGCCTTGCGATGCGCCGCCTGCAGCCAGTCACACCGGAATGCCTGCGGCGTCTGCGCCAGCCACAGCGGCTGGCGATCGACGGTGCGCTCAATGCGATGTTCAGCCCCGACCTGCTTTACCGTATCACGCATGGGGAGCGCGATGATGGCACCGCCATGCCGGCGTGCTGCCGCCACCACTTCCGCGACCATCTGCTCCGTCAGAAACGGACGAACCGCATCGTGCACGACGACAATTTCCGTTTCTTCCGGAACATGTTCGAGGGCATGGCGAACGGAGTCCTGCCGCTCCCGTCCGCCAGGAACCACTTTAGTGATTTTCGAGAATCCGTACCGCACGGCCAGATCGTTCAGACAATAGTCGAGATCGGCTTGCGGAACGGCGAGGATGATCTGATCAATACACGGGGAAGACTGCAGCACGCGCAGAGAATGAACGACGAGCGGCTCACCGCCTAACGCGAGGAACTGCTTCGGAACTGAGCCGCCCATCCGCAGCCCTTTGCCGGC
Proteins encoded in this window:
- the cysE gene encoding serine O-acetyltransferase; its protein translation is MLKAIRQDLQAVFDRDPSATSRLEVILTYAGFHALLIYRVAHWLKSYGVPFVPRALSQLARWLTGIEIHPSATIGTGFFIDHGMGVVIGETAEVGDYVTLFQGVTLGGTGKERGKRHPTLGNHVVVGAGAKILGGIKIGDNVKIGANSVVIKNVPPNSTVIGVPARVIKTQGERLPDVTMDQTNLPDPISDRFTALEQELIELRKKLENRDSQLPF
- the ispF gene encoding 2-C-methyl-D-erythritol 2,4-cyclodiphosphate synthase; this encodes MATKIRVGCGYDVHPLGAGRKLILGGIEVPHTKGLLGHSDSDVLVHAVCDALLGAMGEGDLGRHYPSSDQKYKGISSLKLLEDVMGKLTKMGYRVVNVDTIIVAQAPRLSTFLAAMQKQMAQGMGIDADQVNVKVKSGEGLDAVGREEGMQAHAVCLIEAQSPS
- the ispD gene encoding 2-C-methyl-D-erythritol 4-phosphate cytidylyltransferase, with protein sequence MDRRVVAVVPAAGKGLRMGGSVPKQFLALGGEPLVVHSLRVLQSSPCIDQIILAVPQADLDYCLNDLAVRYGFSKITKVVPGGRERQDSVRHALEHVPEETEIVVVHDAVRPFLTEQMVAEVVAAARRHGGAIIALPMRDTVKQVGAEHRIERTVDRQPLWLAQTPQAFRCDWLQAAHRKAHAESVHATDEAFLFEWVGHPVVVVEGSGENIKVTRPEDMVIGEAILGSRTAARSGGS